TAGTATAATGGTTATAGATAATGGCACATTAGGTTATGAGAGTCATGTTGAGAATTTGATAAGCTTGCGCTTTGGAGAGTGGTGACCTCTAAGTCACTAAACCTGGAGATTGGTGGCCTCAAGTCACTACCATTGTATACCATTTTGTGTTCACTACCATTAATCAAGCAAATTATTATATTTTCTTCCGTTAATTTTCTGCTAAAAAATCAGTTCCTTACAACTTTCGCAAGTAATCATTAGTCTTTCCTATATTTGTTTAGTCACAGCACTTTGTCTGTCACGCTTGCTAATGCACAACTTTACctatattaaaaattataaaaagttgatatcttGAAATAGACATTTAGAATAATCAAACATGTTACATAATaacatttgtttttttaaaCAATAGTAAAAGTTAGTATATGAATAGCGCAAAAGTGAAAATTTCTCAACTAAAGCTTGTTATATCTGATTTTTTTAATGTAATTAATGTGCATGAGTGATGAGTACACGAGTAACATGACAGCATGACACATATATTCAAAGTGCAACATACTATACTAAAGAAATACTACAGGGAGATGGCGTTGTTTACCATGCTTTATGTACACAGTGTTAGGCCGGTAGTCAATAGTGAATTATGAAGTGTGTGCCCTTGGGAATGGTCTCCTTCGTTTGAGCTCTAACTTCTTTCAATTGTTATTCTATCCTTTATATGAAGGAAATTGTTGAAATTAAATATGTAATAGTATTTCTTTTGGCATCAGCAAAACTAAATTTAAGAGTTCATACCATACAAAACACTGACAAATAACTACTACATTGAGCTATACTGCTCTTACACACCAGGAAAAAGAAGTGAAATTAGGAACAACTTGAAATCTTCATGGTTGGAAGAGAACTTCATTTGGCTTTGGGTCAACCACCTGCAAAaaaattttctctcttttttttttccaataacAGTTGTCGAAGTGATGTAGTTGATATTAGGACGGAGATCGTGCAGATTTCTGGGAGATAACTTTTGAAGGGACAAAACCAAGAGTACGTGACTGAACTTCTGATGGAAGTTGTGGTGGAGTAGAATTGTCATAGCCGGACTGCAGGAACTCAATGAGTGAGACTTGGTTCTCGCGTACAAAACAATCCCAGTGACCAAAAGTCAAAATAGACACCTGGGATTCTCTCACAAACTCAGAAAGTCACATTTCCTTGTGACTCTGTACCCTCGAGAACAGggactctttctctctcctcgagaGGAGAAAATCTCAACTTCGTTGGAGTGCTCTGAACCCCAAACTGTGAAGTTGGGGAGCCTCCTTCAAATAACGTTTTAGCGAAGCAATGATTTCTTTCATGATTTGCTAGGCAAAACAGAGAATTTAACATTGTTAATTCTCCAAGATTCATCCGATTTTCCAAATCAGACGCAGCAATCTGCAACCGTAGAACCCAAATCTTCTTCCTATCACATATACAAATGAGTAAAAGACTACTGGAGGACCTTGTAAGATTAGGCCCTCTCTTCCTTCTTCTATCTTATTAGATCCTTGACTGGAGTTCAACCTAAGGCACTCCTATCTACAGAATCTTTACTTTTTTTAaccctatttttattttttgaaaaaaatacttGAGGTTCATAAAACCCGTCTCCGTCTTCTATAAGCCTAGATCTGGAGAGGAATTAGTATCCGCACTCAGCAGGGGATGTATGCTAGTTATAAAGTGTAAAACAGAGAAAATGGTTTCCTTACCGACTGTTGCACTAGggtcattgtttttttttttaatcttttattTGACCGTTTGTTGAATTCAGTTTTCCCTTTGAATGTGTTTTAAACCAAGATCTACGttgtattaagaaaaataaaagaccAATTTTCATCTTTCTTCCTTTATACCAAGATCTATTAACCCTAACCTAGGGTGTACTCCATTCACGAGGCCAAAACTTGGTGAACAACTTGGATTGACCAAAGTCCATTTGTCGCATTTGAAGAAACCACCATTTGAaagaaaatactccctccgttcttgaatgttagtcccCTTTCTTAATTgagttgttcttttttattagtTCCTTTTGGAACCTTTCCTTATTTGTCTAACATTTATTCCCTTTATACCCTTATAAATATCCCAAAAGCCCATTTGTTTACTCTCAAGTAAACTTTATCCCCATTAGACCCCtgaattatttctctctcttaccCACATGAGTTATATTCTATTGAATTCATGTGACAATTGTACTTTTGTTGGATTGTCTTAGATTCCAAAAAAGACTAACATTCAATAACGAAGGGAGTACTTCACATAGGATTTAGCGTTTTGTCCTCGAGGGTGGCTGGAACGTGTTTCTTTTGATATTCTCCCTCTGTCCCGTATTTATGATCatgtttgactaaaaacacgagttttaagaaaaatggaatatagtacatgggaaagTGGAATACAGTACATTGGTAATTGATTTGCATTGGAAAGGGGAATATAGTAAATGAGAAaggggaatatagtacatgttttgttttgttgtgtTTTCAATGCATTTGTAACTAACATAGTAGATGAAAAGTGGAGAATTTAatggccaaaaatagaaacaagaTTATAATTTTGTGATTAGGAAAACAGTACTATagttaagggacggagggagtaattgctAGTCCTCCTTTTGTGTAGAGTTGACAGTTTGACACCCCTTTGGTGTTCTGTTGGTACTCCTCCATTCTCAAATGAGTATAACATAAGAGATTGGCTCACATACAAAGGAGACCCTTGTGATGAGaagagagatagagagagatGGGATGAAGTGCCCATGTGACGAGGAGAGGGAAATCCACAAACCAAATAAGGTATACGTGCGTTCAAAAATAGAAAGTATTGCTCTTTTtttaagaacagaggaagtaaaaAGATTGATTAGTATCACCTACCCAGAAAAAGGAAAAGATTTTTGGTGAAAGTTTACAAAATCtttaaatgaaaatattatgtATAAGATTCATTGAACTTTACTTTTAATTTGCAACTCTGATGTTGCATTTAGTTGTTATTCTGTAGTTTTATTTGTAGTAAGTAGTAACATACTGAGTTCTACCTTTTAATTCCTTTTATTTACTTCTAGAATAATGCGAGATTGTCTTTCTACAGCTCATATAATTTTGATGACAAGAAATATGAACATGAACATCTTCAATCAAAAGCTTTAGTTCATGAGCAGGTACTTATGTAGCTTCCTTGAGTAGCCGtgttgctttgattttttttgtcttaATTTGGTGTACTTAATTTTTACTCTTCTGCGTGAAGATTGCACAAGCAGTTTATGACGTTGAGGAAGCTACATCTTCTGCTTTTGATATTATTTTGCGGCATAAGGTACTGTCAGTCATCTGCTAAGGTTAAATTTATGCTTGGCTTGTTCGAGGCCTTTTTCCTTTATGTTATACATGTGAATGACAGATGATTAAACCTGGGACCAAAGCTTCACTTGTGAGGTTTCTTCAACTTATAACAGCTCATCATCCTTCACGAAGGTATGCCATATAATTCTTCCCAAACATTTTACGCGCTAGAAGTAACATTAATTTTCATTTTACTTGTATATGCCTGTCATCAGTATAGTAAAGGGAAGTgctttaatttatatttttttccttCATGGATATTTGATATCAGATGCCGTAAAGGAAGTGCCGAGATACTTGTCAACTTTGATGACTTGTATCCACCAGAGATTATGTCAGATAATAAAGAGAAAGGCATTTCTGAAAATGCTACGAACATTCTTGGGAGTTTCCAGATTTGTGGAAAACATGTTCCCCGTGGATACTGGGTGGGTAACTTCTATTTACAATTTCCTACAGTTCTGTATCTGAAATACTGCTACCTAATGCTCTTTCAAGGGGATAAGGGTAGGCACTTCTTTTCTAATGATTTACTTGTATAGAGATTGTCATTTAGGCCATGGAAGCCCACTCTTACAATTTCTCCTTGCATCCGGTTAGATTGCAGCCTCAGTATGATTCTCGTAAAAAGAGGGTAGTGGTCAATTGAAGAATTGGGGAGTTAAGGCATGATTATTTGTCAATGCTATTCGCTTTGCTGTAATACCATCTCCTTCTAATGAATGGTACAAAGAGTTTTGCAAATGCCATCACTAGCTTAAGAACTTCAATTTTATTTGTCTAAGAAAGAATCCAGTGTTATTTTTCCTGCATCCCGTGCTCTTAATGGTTGACCGGCATGTTGATGTGCTACTCCGTTTTAATCTATTAAATTGAATTCAGTTGGTGTGAACTTtaggtttgactcttttataGACCACTATGGCCCTGTTCGGTaaaattagcggtagcgggtagcgggtagcggttgagTATCGGGTAATggtgaatagtagcgggtaatggtgaatagtagcgggtaCCGGTTAACTGTCAAAGTAGCGGGTAGCTAATATGAGTGtttggtaaaagtagcggttgatattgtaaaataaataaatgctaGAATATAGTGTAAAACTTTACTAtaatttgtcaaacgctacctGCTACCTTAAAACTACTagttttaacgtttgacaaaagctacccaaccGCTACATCTACCGCTAACTGCTACTTAAACCGCTACCTTGCCGAACacacaaattttacaagtagcgtcttgaaTAGGTCAAAACGCTATCCGCTACCTCAAAAGCTACCGCCGAACATGCCCATGTATGTTTGAGAAGTTCTGTAGGAGCATTTGATTCAAGATAAAAGAGTGGAATCTGTGTGAGTGTCAGGGAGTAGTATTTATTTCAGAATGATGGGATTAGGAACCTCCTACAAGTCTATCATCAGTTTCCTATTTCCGGAAAATTAATGAACTAAAGACCAGTTTGAATATATTCTCAATCTCCTGAAAAAGAAAGCTTTCTGGGGGGAATGGGGTTGAAGAAATGTCCTACCGGCCTCCTCTGTTTCCATTCCTTGCCTTTTGTCAGCTTACCAGCGTCCTTGGCAGCGATATCCACCCCTCTCTCTATTTCCTTACAACGTCCTTGCCTCCATCCTGTCCACTTCTTCCTCTATTTCTTTACCATCTCCTTGCCTCCATCCCACCCTTTCGCAGCCTAATCCTTGCCTAAAGTCTGCCAAACAGGAGTTAGGGGGAAAACTGCGCCGTCATCTGAGTGTACTGCATTTATGAATCATTAACAAACATGAAACTCCCACCTATTGCTGGGTCTGGAGGTTAGGGTGTCATGGACTCATCAAAATGATTGTAGAGCAACTTTTTCTTTAATACCCTCAGTTGAAATGCCTTTTCTGATATTTCACGGAATAAAGAAGATAGCTCAAGGAGACATTCAATTTAGCCAGAGTAATTTGTGAACATAGCATTTCTAGTTAACCAGGAGTTATTATGTAGAGTAATAACTTGATCATAATATTATAGTACTGTCCTTTTTGCTGTAAAGCTCTatcctctttttttttcaaaacataTCCTTGTATTATAAAAGTTGTTTTCTTATCTAAATTTTCTAGttatatttaatttgatttctctTGTTTGGCTGTTGCAGATGTTCTGCCGAGGAAGTAAGAATGATACCAGAGGCTTTAGGTAAGTGTGCTTAATTGTTCTGTTCTAATTTCAGCTTAACCGCAACTTAGCTTCTGTAGTTCTGTGTAATTTTTTGTAAGGGAGATACAAGCATCAGGATGAAGTATGTGAGAACCATCTGTTGGTTCTTTCTGAAGCTTTTATAAGCTGCTCCATTTCTTTAGGGAGATTTGTAAGTACTTAGGAGCCCAAACGAGCCGAACTGAGCCGAGTACTACCCtattcatgttcatgttcatttaatTTAGGCGAGCTCAAGCTTTCAAACGAGCTAAAAAATTTGTTCAAGCTCAGTTCGTTTAAACGATATTGTGTTCATGAATGGTTTGTGAACGTCTCGTTTATTAATCGAGTCGAGTTCATAAACGAACGTTTTTCTTAAACGGGCTTTGTGGTgtaaagtttaaccatttgaaaacataatttgtaATGCGCACTAATTTAGGGGTTGTTTAGCACTGTTGTAGTTTcgtggttttccgtttttttaataaaaaaaccaAAACTTGTTCGGCCAATTCGTTTTATAAAACAATACTGGGCTCTTTTCACTAAACAAAAACGGGAAAGCATAAACTACAAAAAGTGGTTTTAGGAAATTAGTTTTTTAAAACACCCATCATCTTTGAGTGTCTGATTCTCTACGAGACAGTGAAACTCTCACTTTCTCTTCCCCTCCAAAAGCACAATTACCCAAAATGTAGGTCTAGAACTCTCAGTCATCTTGTGAGGAGGCGGCACCGATGCCGGCTACTCATCTCTTCGTCATAGAGCTTGGGTCAATTACCCAAAATTCAATTCACTCTCTTTATGAATATCGAAGCAATAATCcaaaaaactcaatcaaatctatcAGTCTAGGCGAtgagaaagaacaaaaagaaaatcaacCCTAACATTAATACCACCGCGGCTCCGGCGCCATCTACACCATCTGGCTGCCGACACTACCACCTACACTCGCGAACAACCACCAAGACTCCACCCCATAAGAACCGCCACCGCACGTCCCTCATCTCCTTCTCTTCTCTGCTTCGATTCCTTGCTTCATGCTGGTGATTAATTATACAAGAGATTACAGGGCAGTGAATGGTCGGTGATAATGGTGGTTGCAGCGACAAGAAGACATGGATGGTGATAATTATCATTTTTAAATATGTTAAGATGTGCTACTTTAATATTTTGAGATGTAGGGATCTAGGAATGACAGAAAACATGAAATTGGTGGTACTTCGTATTGTATTACGAAGTAGTTTAATTTGATTGATATGGAGCCATGGGTAAATTGGGTGCTCTAGTTTGACGGGAAAAATATGAAGGTAGTAAGTGAAATTGAAGGAGATGATGAAGCATTCCATACCGAAGAGAGAATTCGTTTTTGTTTTAAATCAGTTTTGAAAAATTAACAACTGGAAATTGAAATCAGCTTCCTATTTATGTGAAAACAAAAATCTCAAAATAAGGAATGATGCCGAACATGCCCTTATAGCAGTTTAAGGTGGTGTGTTATTGACTTGCCTTTCAGTAAAGCAGATTGGTTTCCCCATTCATCGAACTTGAAACATCTTATACTTTAGCTACATTGTTAGAAGTAAAACAGTTCAATGTTATTTTTGGGATCAAGGCAATGGAAGTAATAGTATAGCTGTTAGGATATTGGGTTCTGTATGTTGCGTGTTTTTGTCTTTGTAACAGTGATAATAAGCTGTAGAATTTTGGAAAACGTTAGAATCTGTCCAATGAAGGCTTTGTTTTTTCTTGCAGTTGTGGGTTATGGGTTTTGTTGCACTCCCTTTCTGTGAAGATTGAAGATGGAGAGAGCCACATGGCATTCACCACCATATGTGATTTCATTCACAATTTTTTCTTGTGCGAGGAATGTCGAATCCATTTTTTTGACATGTGTTCTAGGTGACGATTGCTATAACCCACTCCTTTAGCAAATTCTGCAGTGTGAAATCTTCAGCATGGTTGAGGGTTATTTGATGTGTGCTTATTGTTTACATTTCAGGGTCAATACTCCTTTAAATAGTACGCGTGACTTTGCCCTTTGGTTATGGGATGTGCATAATAAGGTCAATGCAAGGCTAAGTAAAGAAGAAGCTGCTATGGAGACTGGAGATCCCAACTATCCAAAGATGATCTGGCCTCTAAAGGAGCTTTGTCCTTCTTGTCATCtctctttgatttcaaaaagtGACGTAAGCAGTCAAGTGAACTGGGACAAAGAAGAGGTGTTCAAGTTCTTGGCTAGTTACTACGGGAAAACATTGCATTCTGTATACAAGGACAAAGACCTTCTTACGCAGGATGTGGATCAGCATTCACATTCTGAAGAACAGATGGCATCAACAAATCCCTTTGTTGTGTCTATTGGAGCAGCTCTTGCTCTTGCTGTTGCTAGCGCTGCATTCGGGGCATTGACTTGCTATTGGCGTTGTCATCAAAAGAGTCGAAAGTATAGACATCTACACTCTTTAAAGAACATATGACTAGTAGGAGGGTAATGAGCTCTTTTTAAGATGTCCGGACTTAATCAACTGGAATAATatattggaaaaaaaaagaaaaaaaaaacacttgaaAGTAGGTTATAGTTTGTACAAAGGTATATGGTTAATTTTAACATTCTTTTGTTTGAGATTCATATCCTTTGTTCGTTTCACCCTTGATTTCAGGCCAAGAAGAAGCTGGAATTGAGATAATTGAAGTATTGAAGAAGTCAGTTATGGAGTACATTTTTCAGAATGCACAGGCCACGCGAATTGAATATGGAAATCTGGGTTGAGAATACCGTCTCATACGGAGTACACCATGGGTCTTTGCTGTAACAGTTTATACAATGTACAGAGCCATCTGAGTTTGGTTGACAGTACATTATAAACTCACAAATGTTGCCCACTTAGTCAGCATTAGGTACACACAAATCACACTTTCaatgttcattttattttttctgtaCGGTGTGTACACATTTTAGTACAAGTATAGAAAACTACATCACGAAATTGGCTCTCATGTCCTTTTACTGACTGCTTTCCTATAGGAATGTCTGTAATGATACCATTTAGTTGGCTTCCAATTTTCCGAGTGACATATTGTTTAGTTATTTCTTCGAGTAACGTTAGCTCTTTTTAGTTTCTATCATATATGGAGTACTTTCGTATATCTTTTCATTTCGCATTTTGATCTTATAGACCAGGTTGGCAAAACTagcgaaataaaaaaaaaaaaaaaaaaagacaactaATGTACAACAATAAACACCAATAAGAAATGAAACCATAAATTGTTTAGGAAGCAAAACTAAAACATGAAAACGATAATAAAAGCCTAGCTATGGCTGAAAGGCTTGAATAATCCCAAACCCTGATGAATTAGTAAAAATAAATAGCTAAAGAGGTAAGAAAAACAAGTAATATTAGCCAAGGAGTAATATAAATAGCAAgtaacaaaaccaaaaaaatccaaacaacCAACATTACCGAAGGGATAATATAATTCTCAAGGACGTTAAGAATGCCAATATCATAATGTAGGTCCGGTGCCGGGGCTGGAGCCAGGAATGGAACTGGTGATGAAGGCGATGCAATCTTCGGTATTGATCTTGAAACTGTTGAAGCTACTTTCGATCCCAACAGCAAGATCACTAATATGATAATGTTAAGATTTCTGACCACTTTAGCCATTCTATTAGTCTGAAATTAAGTATATTTTTGGAAGAGTAATGAAGGAATCAGCCGAAACTCAAAAGAAGATAGTAAAGAAAGCAGAGCACATAGAATGATAGAACATGCAAGCTAAGTGAGCTTATGCAATTGTGTTTATTAAATCAAGCTTAATCATTCATTAATCAATACATAAACAAAGCTtagttatggaattgtgttaaATAGGATGGTTTCTTCAAAATTATAACTTACCATATATAGTACTCCCTGCGTACTAGCTACTACTAatagcaaaagaaaaatcaagtaCGTAGCCACTAATTAAGATAGTTTAGTTTTTCTTAATTACACAAGTCAAGTATTCAGGCtttatttgttatttttccAACTTTTGGTAGCAAATATCTTATGCACCACTGTCCTTAAATAACTTGTTTGGTATGTAATAACTCTAAGTCAATGTAGAAATAATATGAAATATGTCAAATGTTGGGGTTTGAAAGAGTGTGGAGAATTGGAGATGGGTTTCATGAACCGATCTTGGAAGCATAAGGGTAGTTACGAGGGAGCGAGAAAAATACTAGTCAGTAGTACTAGAAATGCAGCAGAAGATAGAAGAATGCTGGCACACTATTTATTTACACTTGATTTATCTAGTATTCACCTCAACCTTGACAGGTGGGAGCATCAATTACATATTGTTGTGTATATATACATATTCATGTACACATTGTTCTGTATCTGTAGGTTTAAGTATTGGGCAAAACTAATTAAGTCAAACCGTGTGTTCCTTGTGTAAAAAGGGGTGAAAATGCCCTCATCATTTGGTTCACAGTCGTGAGATTGATCTGCAGATAAGTCCATAAATGGTTCTAGTGGCGATGGATCATGATATTTGGATCACATGAGAAGGCTGTTGTTGCAAATCAGAGTGCTCATT
This genomic stretch from Spinacia oleracea cultivar Varoflay chromosome 3, BTI_SOV_V1, whole genome shotgun sequence harbors:
- the LOC110796610 gene encoding sulfhydryl oxidase 2 isoform X2, whose translation is MIFNHSSMYSVIVILLVFSRTSFEVSSSSIGSRSILRQIGDDTVNSGFHDVVVELNDTIFKDVLRETPANFALVEFFAHWCPACRNYKPHYEKVARIFNGPDAAHPGILLMARVDCASKINAKLCDRFSVDRYPMLLWSRPDKFASVTAWDGKDGDITSIKDGRTAERLLDWINKKMNSSYNFDDKKYEHEHLQSKALVHEQIAQAVYDVEEATSSAFDIILRHKMIKPGTKASLVRFLQLITAHHPSRRCRKGSAEILVNFDDLYPPEIMSDNKEKGISENATNILGSFQICGKHVPRGYWMFCRGSKNDTRGFSCGLWVLLHSLSVKIEDGESHMAFTTICDFIHNFFLCEECRIHFFDMCSRVNTPLNSTRDFALWLWDVHNKVNARLSKEEAAMETGDPNYPKMIWPLKELCPSCHLSLISKSDVSSQVNWDKEEVFKFLASYYGKTLHSVYKDKDLLTQDVDQHSHSEEQMASTNPFVVSIGAALALAVASAAFGALTCYWRCHQKSRKPRRSWN
- the LOC110796610 gene encoding sulfhydryl oxidase 2 isoform X1, with the protein product MIFNHSSMYSVIVILLVFSRTSFEVSSSSIGSRSILRQIGDDTVNSGFHDVVVELNDTIFKDVLRETPANFALVEFFAHWCPACRNYKPHYEKVARIFNGPDAAHPGILLMARVDCASKINAKLCDRFSVDRYPMLLWSRPDKFASVTAWDGKDGDITSIKDGRTAERLLDWINKKMNSSYNFDDKKYEHEHLQSKALVHEQIAQAVYDVEEATSSAFDIILRHKMIKPGTKASLVRFLQLITAHHPSRRCRKGSAEILVNFDDLYPPEIMSDNKEKGISENATNILGSFQICGKHVPRGYWMFCRGSKNDTRGFSCGLWVLLHSLSVKIEDGESHMAFTTICDFIHNFFLCEECRIHFFDMCSRVNTPLNSTRDFALWLWDVHNKVNARLSKEEAAMETGDPNYPKMIWPLKELCPSCHLSLISKSDVSSQVNWDKEEVFKFLASYYGKTLHSVYKDKDLLTQDVDQHSHSEEQMASTNPFVVSIGAALALAVASAAFGALTCYWRCHQKSRKYRHLHSLKNI